The Psychrosphaera ytuae genome includes a region encoding these proteins:
- a CDS encoding GNAT family N-acetyltransferase, whose amino-acid sequence MNRLSTIFDALERHQQRGVLRIIDDGTGKAVEPLNNFFASTDKNVAWFLAPESLQSANLNRQNEWRLKKYRQYLGEEYDVVVMDLTQGFNLEALAALSGTITLGGLLILITFSDEKWCTFADPESQRIASYPHTIESLPNNFVEYFLSVIDQSEGVLSLSESLLKEQGHCLDNTNIVERFVSNLTATKAVKNTPISNQDSLYITQDQAMAASEIIPRLMNNEPVIISITADRGRGKSSLLGITLRQITKVTEKHKANKKIAIVSASNDSLTVLKHHLYKDHVEEAKLMFNFVSADQLLLQPIDSDLIVIDEAASYPLSVIKRLAQKTEKLVLATTVHGYEGTGRGYFYKLQPWLESHSKANHCEFYATTLSQPIRWNPGDHLEQFINKALKLDVELPTIAQPELLDSKDLRLQAISSEQLVSGEVLDSIFSMLVHAHYQTSPNDLRAIFDAPDQELFVVYAENQVVATVWLSYEGVFEQELIGAIAQGRRRPRGHLSSQSLIAHCGYTPAGELRFARVTRIAVHPDLQSNGIGSTALKLLTEHLVTHQKADLLLTSFGLSPALLQFWRNNGFVPVRLGLKPETSTGEYSVLMISDQIVNDQTKSELKLLVHYWQRRFCQTYLAEKALAIRGLYFGTEQLDTWVEEMCTRWLKLNTEHFEQWSTEQHCFDLKVFASGFRSADSCVLAHRWALQIVNDQSGLSLLTDKFQHGLANPDLIQRNKLSGEKELTQSLRRDTKVLLRRLSPVD is encoded by the coding sequence ATGAACCGTTTAAGTACCATTTTTGATGCATTAGAACGCCACCAGCAACGTGGCGTTTTACGTATTATTGACGACGGTACAGGAAAGGCGGTTGAACCCTTAAACAACTTTTTTGCTTCTACTGACAAGAACGTCGCTTGGTTTTTGGCGCCTGAGTCCCTTCAAAGTGCTAACTTAAATCGACAAAATGAATGGCGCCTCAAAAAGTACCGACAATATTTAGGTGAAGAATACGATGTTGTGGTAATGGATTTAACCCAAGGGTTTAATTTAGAGGCGCTCGCAGCACTATCCGGAACCATAACCCTAGGTGGGCTATTGATCTTAATTACGTTTAGTGATGAGAAGTGGTGTACATTTGCCGACCCAGAATCACAAAGAATAGCATCTTATCCCCATACCATAGAGTCACTTCCGAACAACTTTGTTGAGTACTTCCTCAGTGTTATTGATCAGAGTGAAGGGGTCCTTTCGCTCAGTGAGTCTCTTCTTAAAGAGCAGGGCCACTGCTTAGACAATACAAACATTGTAGAGCGGTTTGTTAGCAATCTCACAGCGACGAAGGCCGTAAAGAATACTCCTATATCAAACCAGGATTCGTTATACATCACTCAAGATCAGGCGATGGCAGCTAGTGAAATAATTCCTCGCTTAATGAACAACGAACCTGTCATTATTTCAATAACAGCGGACCGAGGAAGAGGTAAATCGAGTTTATTGGGGATCACGCTTAGGCAGATCACAAAGGTGACTGAGAAGCACAAGGCGAATAAAAAAATCGCGATTGTCAGTGCGAGTAATGACTCTCTAACGGTACTCAAACATCACCTATACAAAGACCATGTTGAAGAGGCGAAGTTGATGTTCAATTTTGTCAGTGCCGATCAACTCTTGTTACAACCCATAGACTCGGACTTAATTGTTATTGACGAAGCGGCTTCTTACCCACTTTCTGTTATTAAGAGACTCGCTCAAAAGACAGAAAAGCTCGTACTTGCAACAACGGTCCACGGTTACGAAGGGACAGGACGCGGCTACTTTTACAAATTACAGCCTTGGTTAGAGTCGCACTCAAAGGCGAATCATTGTGAGTTTTATGCTACGACATTATCTCAGCCTATTCGTTGGAATCCAGGTGATCACCTAGAGCAGTTTATTAATAAAGCACTAAAACTAGATGTTGAACTCCCCACCATAGCGCAACCAGAGTTATTAGATTCAAAGGACCTGAGATTACAGGCCATATCTTCAGAGCAGTTGGTTAGTGGTGAGGTGTTAGACTCAATATTTTCAATGTTAGTGCATGCTCACTACCAAACTTCACCAAATGATTTGAGAGCTATTTTTGATGCCCCTGATCAGGAGCTGTTTGTCGTTTATGCAGAAAATCAAGTCGTTGCTACGGTTTGGCTGTCATATGAAGGAGTGTTTGAGCAAGAGCTAATTGGTGCGATTGCACAAGGTCGTAGGCGTCCTCGAGGGCATTTATCAAGTCAATCCCTAATCGCACATTGTGGATATACGCCTGCAGGTGAATTGCGTTTTGCAAGAGTGACCCGTATTGCTGTTCACCCTGATCTTCAAAGTAATGGCATAGGTTCAACAGCACTAAAGTTGTTAACCGAACACCTCGTTACTCACCAAAAAGCCGATTTGTTGTTGACGAGTTTTGGGTTGAGTCCGGCATTACTTCAGTTTTGGCGTAACAATGGGTTTGTGCCTGTGCGCCTTGGTTTAAAACCGGAAACGTCTACAGGAGAGTACAGTGTTTTAATGATCTCCGATCAGATAGTAAACGATCAGACAAAATCGGAATTGAAGTTATTGGTGCACTATTGGCAAAGACGTTTTTGTCAGACATACCTAGCAGAGAAAGCCTTGGCGATACGGGGCCTGTACTTTGGTACAGAGCAGCTTGATACATGGGTTGAAGAGATGTGCACAAGGTGGTTAAAGTTAAACACCGAACATTTTGAGCAATGGTCTACGGAACAACACTGTTTTGATTTAAAGGTTTTTGCAAGTGGATTTCGAAGTGCTGATAGTTGTGTATTGGCCCATCGGTGGGCGTTACAAATAGTAAATGACCAATCCGGGTTATCATTACTCACTGATAAGTTTCAACATGGCCTGGCTAACCCTGATTTGATCCAGCGCAATAAGTTAAGCGGTGAAAAGGAGCTCACCCAGTCTCTTAGACGAGACACTAAAGTCCTATTGAGGCGTTTATCTCCAGTGGATTAG